One genomic segment of Nocardia spumae includes these proteins:
- a CDS encoding Rv0361 family membrane protein, producing the protein MSDSDPAPESDGESATHGNGDSRSPGDDPATPIDQRDTTRSAAPFLIAAAIAMIALIAVVVLAITRPAENNLTDSDRVAVAARNFATARSDSDAARRKTTECATFDEKKSPLGPDSVGKKYDIAGVDAVKIEGDHATAAVTSQIDGRKSVANWNFTREKGVWLVCGNA; encoded by the coding sequence ATGAGCGACAGCGATCCGGCACCCGAGAGCGACGGCGAATCGGCCACCCACGGCAACGGCGACTCGCGCTCACCGGGCGATGATCCGGCTACCCCGATCGATCAGCGCGACACCACGCGCTCGGCCGCCCCGTTCCTCATCGCGGCGGCCATCGCGATGATCGCCCTGATCGCGGTCGTGGTGCTCGCGATCACTCGCCCGGCTGAGAACAATCTCACAGATTCCGATCGGGTCGCGGTGGCCGCGCGCAACTTCGCCACGGCCCGAAGCGATTCCGACGCGGCTCGGCGCAAGACCACCGAATGCGCGACCTTCGACGAGAAGAAGTCGCCGCTGGGACCGGATTCGGTCGGCAAGAAGTACGACATCGCCGGCGTCGACGCGGTGAAGATCGAGGGTGACCACGCCACTGCCGCGGTGACCAGCCAGATCGACGGCCGCAAGAGCGTGGCCAACTGGAATTTCACCCGGGAGAAGGGGGTCTGGCTGGTCTGCGGGAACGCCTGA
- a CDS encoding HAD-IIA family hydrolase has protein sequence MDGVLVHEDHLIPGADSFLAELTEREIPFLVLTNNSIRTPRDLQARLRRIGLDIPAESIWTSATATATFLNDQRPGGTAYVVGESGLTTALHEIGYVLTDSDPDYVVLGETRTYSFEAITTAIRLVERGARFIATNPDPTGPSREGVLPATGSVAALITRATGRDPYYVGKPNPLMMRSALRQIGAHSQSAVMIGDRMDTDVIAGLEAGMRTILVTSGISTRTSMEQYPYRPTTVLDSVADLVGRTGDPFAA, from the coding sequence ATGGACGGGGTCCTGGTGCACGAGGACCATCTGATACCGGGCGCCGACTCGTTCCTGGCGGAGCTGACCGAGCGCGAGATTCCGTTCCTGGTGCTGACCAACAACAGCATTCGCACGCCGCGTGACCTGCAGGCCAGGCTGCGCCGGATCGGACTCGACATTCCGGCAGAGTCGATCTGGACCTCGGCCACCGCGACCGCGACCTTCCTCAACGATCAGCGGCCGGGCGGCACGGCCTACGTGGTGGGCGAGTCCGGGCTCACCACGGCCCTGCACGAAATCGGCTACGTCCTCACCGACAGCGATCCGGACTACGTGGTCCTCGGTGAGACTCGCACGTATTCGTTCGAGGCGATCACGACCGCGATCCGGCTGGTGGAGCGCGGCGCCCGGTTCATCGCCACGAACCCCGATCCGACCGGGCCATCCCGCGAGGGCGTACTGCCCGCGACCGGATCAGTGGCCGCCCTCATCACCCGCGCCACCGGACGGGATCCGTATTACGTCGGCAAACCGAATCCGTTGATGATGCGGTCGGCACTGCGGCAGATCGGCGCGCATTCGCAGTCGGCGGTGATGATCGGCGACCGGATGGACACCGATGTCATCGCCGGCCTGGAGGCGGGCATGCGAACCATTCTGGTGACCTCCGGCATCTCCACCCGGACCTCGATGGAGCAGTACCCGTACCGCCCGACGACGGTTCTCGATTCGGTGGCGGATCTGGTGGGCCGCACCGGCGACCCGTTCGCCGCCTGA
- a CDS encoding type 1 glutamine amidotransferase family protein, translating to MGGTVHVAIYDTLADWEPGYVTAGVNRPLMQREPGTWQVRTVGLGAEPVTTMGGLRLVPDLTLDELSPGDSAMLLLPGADSWEGERLLPFARAAGDFLAAGVPVAAICGATFGLARQGLLDARPHTGNAAEYLASTGYSGAGHYVDEPAVTDGDLITATGIAPIDFARHVFARLDLFEPEVLDAWYRLYADRDPQGFYALQARAEAPA from the coding sequence ATGGGTGGAACCGTACATGTAGCTATCTATGACACGCTCGCCGATTGGGAGCCCGGCTATGTCACCGCCGGTGTCAATCGGCCGTTGATGCAACGCGAACCCGGCACCTGGCAGGTGCGCACCGTCGGTCTCGGCGCCGAACCGGTGACCACGATGGGTGGTCTGCGGCTGGTCCCGGATCTGACACTGGACGAGCTCTCTCCCGGCGACAGCGCCATGTTGCTCCTGCCGGGCGCCGACAGCTGGGAGGGGGAGCGGTTGCTGCCCTTCGCCCGGGCGGCGGGCGACTTCCTGGCCGCCGGGGTGCCGGTCGCGGCCATCTGCGGCGCGACCTTCGGCCTGGCGAGACAGGGTCTGCTCGATGCCCGGCCACATACCGGCAACGCGGCCGAATATCTGGCCTCGACCGGATATTCCGGGGCGGGGCATTATGTGGACGAACCCGCGGTGACCGACGGGGACCTGATCACCGCGACGGGCATCGCGCCGATCGACTTCGCGCGGCACGTCTTCGCTCGGCTGGACCTGTTCGAGCCGGAGGTGCTGGACGCGTGGTATCGCCTCTACGCCGACCGGGATCCCCAGGGCTTCTACGCATTACAGGCGCGGGCCGAGGCGCCGGCGTGA
- a CDS encoding helix-turn-helix transcriptional regulator, with the protein MARNWPMIERGGELGSIRAALTGPEYVGAILTGDAGVGKTTLARQATAAVGEHVRWVAGTESARSIPLGVFAHMVGVYTAHDPVTFMAAAREALLADGDTIIGVDDAHLLDQLSATLLLQLAIDKAARIVCTVRSGVQVPDAVTSLWKDGHLLRIDLSPFTERQSVELVESMLGGQLEGFTANLMWESSGGNALFLRHLVEGALEAGTLRQVNGVWQLRGRAAVTSELAALLEDRVEQLPESVLRVLELLTFCEPIDLDVLAELAGEDAVEQAETRGVIRIVENGHQLLVRYNHPLFGEVIRRRLGIASARRLRGRLYSSLRERPIKSASDRIRLAELALDSDKSADLELFEAAAADAIGLANIPLGERFARAAVERRGGVESADLLARALLWQGHRIEAERTLASFDPDQLNEVQLARWGSTRVSNLLWAMGDADRADEVLALVRDRVRHPKIALTLQGLASACEVNENLLEQAFLDAEQVMSTPDAPAWAVWWASFGGGLALALMGRGAAAREYTLRGHQVEEQVDGPTRFMSAHAEVLSLTFTGELEAARRCASGYFGYSAPGQYLAWGLSKILQGTVDVAQGRFPDGVENLEQALAALTAEGAAAWMFPARIRLAEAYSAMGRAAEAAETIAEARQRGGRHSAVYEPQLEIARAWQAAAEGTVAPAVRLAIGAADAAARSHQHAIEALALHTAARFGDRAVAGRLADLAARIDGALVQVQSRHAVAVASQDGPGLDKAAAEFERMGVLLSAADAAAQAASVHERRGDRRRLLESAATANRLAAACGGASTPALRQSAQPLPLTAREREIANLVAAGLSNRQIADRLTVSVRTVEGHLYRACMKLDVTDREALADLMRGEPPRGEQR; encoded by the coding sequence ATGGCTCGAAACTGGCCGATGATCGAGCGCGGTGGCGAACTGGGGTCGATTCGCGCCGCTCTGACCGGCCCCGAATACGTCGGCGCGATTCTGACCGGCGACGCGGGCGTGGGCAAGACCACCCTCGCCAGACAGGCGACCGCCGCGGTGGGCGAGCACGTGCGCTGGGTGGCCGGCACGGAATCCGCACGCAGTATTCCGCTCGGCGTTTTCGCCCATATGGTCGGTGTGTACACCGCACACGATCCGGTCACGTTCATGGCCGCCGCCCGCGAGGCGCTGCTGGCCGACGGCGACACCATCATCGGCGTGGACGACGCCCATCTGCTCGATCAGCTCTCGGCAACCCTGTTGCTGCAGTTGGCTATCGACAAGGCCGCCCGGATCGTCTGCACCGTGCGCAGCGGAGTACAGGTGCCGGATGCGGTGACCTCGCTGTGGAAGGACGGTCATCTGCTGCGCATCGACCTCAGCCCGTTCACCGAGCGGCAGAGCGTCGAACTCGTCGAATCCATGCTGGGTGGTCAACTCGAGGGCTTCACCGCCAATCTGATGTGGGAATCCTCGGGCGGTAACGCGCTGTTCCTGCGGCATCTGGTGGAGGGCGCGCTGGAGGCCGGTACCCTGCGCCAGGTCAACGGTGTATGGCAGTTGCGGGGACGCGCCGCGGTCACCTCGGAATTGGCGGCGCTGCTGGAGGATCGCGTCGAGCAACTGCCGGAATCGGTGCTGCGGGTCCTGGAACTGCTCACCTTCTGTGAACCGATCGACCTCGACGTGCTGGCCGAACTCGCCGGTGAGGATGCGGTCGAACAGGCCGAAACCCGTGGTGTCATCAGAATTGTCGAGAACGGCCACCAACTGCTGGTGCGCTACAACCATCCGCTGTTCGGTGAGGTGATCCGGCGACGGCTCGGGATCGCCTCGGCGCGCCGCCTGCGCGGGCGGTTGTACTCGTCACTGCGCGAGCGGCCCATAAAATCCGCCTCCGACCGGATCCGGCTCGCCGAATTGGCTTTGGACAGTGACAAATCCGCCGATCTGGAACTGTTCGAGGCGGCCGCCGCCGATGCCATAGGCCTGGCGAACATTCCGCTCGGTGAACGATTCGCGCGGGCGGCCGTCGAACGACGCGGTGGTGTGGAATCGGCGGATCTGCTCGCGCGGGCATTGCTGTGGCAGGGCCATCGCATCGAGGCCGAGCGCACCCTGGCCAGTTTCGATCCCGACCAGCTGAACGAGGTGCAGCTGGCCCGCTGGGGCAGCACCCGGGTCTCGAATCTGTTGTGGGCCATGGGCGATGCGGATCGGGCCGATGAGGTGCTGGCCCTGGTCCGCGACCGGGTGCGCCACCCCAAGATCGCATTGACGTTGCAGGGCTTGGCGTCCGCGTGCGAGGTGAACGAAAATCTCTTGGAGCAGGCCTTCCTCGATGCGGAACAGGTCATGTCCACCCCCGACGCCCCCGCTTGGGCGGTGTGGTGGGCATCCTTCGGCGGCGGTCTGGCGCTGGCCCTGATGGGACGCGGTGCGGCCGCCCGCGAATACACTCTGCGCGGCCATCAGGTCGAGGAGCAGGTCGACGGCCCGACCAGGTTCATGTCCGCGCACGCGGAGGTGCTGTCGCTTACCTTCACCGGTGAACTGGAGGCCGCACGCCGCTGTGCCTCCGGCTATTTCGGCTACTCCGCGCCCGGTCAGTATCTGGCGTGGGGGCTGTCGAAAATTCTGCAGGGCACCGTCGATGTGGCGCAGGGCCGCTTTCCCGACGGCGTGGAGAATCTGGAACAGGCGCTCGCGGCCCTGACGGCCGAGGGCGCGGCCGCGTGGATGTTCCCGGCGCGAATCCGTCTGGCCGAGGCGTATTCGGCGATGGGCCGGGCCGCGGAGGCCGCCGAGACCATCGCCGAGGCCCGGCAGCGCGGTGGGCGGCACAGCGCGGTCTACGAACCACAGCTCGAGATCGCGCGGGCCTGGCAAGCCGCCGCGGAGGGTACGGTCGCCCCGGCCGTACGGCTGGCCATCGGCGCCGCCGACGCCGCCGCCCGCTCTCATCAGCACGCGATCGAGGCCCTGGCCCTGCATACCGCCGCGCGGTTCGGCGACCGCGCGGTCGCGGGGCGACTGGCCGATCTGGCCGCCCGCATCGATGGCGCGCTGGTGCAGGTGCAATCGCGGCACGCGGTGGCGGTCGCCTCGCAGGACGGTCCCGGATTGGACAAGGCCGCAGCGGAATTCGAGCGGATGGGGGTGCTGCTGTCGGCCGCCGACGCCGCCGCGCAGGCCGCCTCGGTGCACGAGCGACGCGGTGATCGGCGCCGGCTGCTCGAATCGGCGGCCACCGCCAATCGGCTGGCCGCGGCCTGTGGCGGAGCCAGTACCCCCGCGCTGCGGCAATCCGCGCAGCCGCTACCGCTGACCGCGCGCGAACGTGAGATCGCGAATCTGGTTGCGGCGGGGCTGAGTAACCGGCAGATCGCGGATCGGCTCACGGTGTCGGTACGCACCGTCGAGGGACATCTCTACCGCGCCTGTATGAAGCTCGATGTCACCGATCGCGAGGCTCTGGCCGATCTGATGCGCGGTGAGCCACCGCGCGGTGAGCAGCGCTGA
- a CDS encoding CaiB/BaiF CoA transferase family protein, translated as MSTSSTTGHGPLAGIKVVELAGIGPGPHAALLLADLGADVVRVQRPGMMPGFMERPQWRGRTIVEANLKDPADIEKVLGLVEKADVLLEGFRPGVTERMGLGPDTALERNPRLIYGRMTGWGQFGPLADRAGHDINYISLTGVLNAIGRKGERPVPPLNMVGDFGGGSMFLVMGVLSALVERSISGKGQVIDAAMIDGALSLSHMIWGMRGMGLWSDERGTNLLDTGMAFYDTYETSDGKYMAVGCIEPQFYAELLKGLEIDPEGLPAQIDPNGQDQLRTLFTDKFKTRTRDEWAAIFDGTDACCTPVLTFTEATANGHIVARESLVEIDGVVQHAPAPRFSRTQGPTPTPPPSAATSIDEVWTN; from the coding sequence GTGAGCACTTCATCCACCACCGGGCACGGCCCGCTCGCGGGCATCAAGGTTGTTGAGCTGGCCGGAATCGGCCCGGGACCGCATGCGGCACTGCTGCTGGCCGACCTGGGCGCCGATGTGGTGCGAGTGCAGCGGCCGGGCATGATGCCGGGATTCATGGAACGGCCGCAGTGGCGGGGCCGCACCATCGTGGAGGCGAATCTGAAGGATCCCGCCGATATCGAGAAGGTGCTCGGCCTGGTCGAGAAGGCCGATGTGCTGCTCGAGGGGTTCCGGCCCGGCGTCACCGAGCGGATGGGCTTGGGCCCGGACACCGCCCTCGAGCGCAATCCGCGCCTGATCTACGGCCGGATGACCGGCTGGGGACAGTTCGGCCCGCTGGCCGATCGCGCCGGGCACGACATCAACTACATCTCGCTGACCGGTGTGCTGAATGCCATCGGCCGCAAGGGCGAGCGCCCGGTGCCGCCGCTGAACATGGTCGGCGACTTCGGCGGCGGTTCCATGTTCCTGGTGATGGGTGTGCTCTCCGCCCTGGTGGAACGCTCGATTTCGGGTAAGGGCCAGGTGATCGACGCCGCGATGATCGACGGCGCGCTCTCGCTGTCGCACATGATCTGGGGAATGCGCGGTATGGGCCTGTGGTCCGACGAGCGCGGCACCAACCTGCTCGACACCGGTATGGCGTTCTACGACACCTACGAGACTTCCGACGGGAAGTACATGGCCGTCGGCTGTATCGAACCGCAGTTCTACGCGGAACTGCTGAAGGGCCTCGAGATCGATCCGGAGGGCCTGCCCGCGCAGATCGACCCGAACGGGCAGGATCAACTGCGCACGTTGTTCACCGACAAGTTCAAGACCAGGACCCGCGACGAGTGGGCCGCGATCTTCGATGGCACCGACGCCTGCTGCACCCCGGTGCTGACCTTCACCGAGGCCACCGCGAACGGGCATATCGTCGCCCGCGAATCCCTCGTGGAGATCGACGGCGTGGTCCAGCACGCGCCGGCGCCGCGGTTCTCCCGGACCCAGGGCCCGACCCCCACCCCGCCGCCCTCGGCCGCCACCTCGATCGACGAGGTCTGGACGAACTGA
- a CDS encoding FAD-dependent oxidoreductase, protein MTEHAGTNSGAGDRPLRIAIVGAGPAGIYAADALMKSDVEASIDLYERMPAPFGLIRYGVAPDHPRIKGIITALHKVLDKPQVRLLGNIDYGSDINLDDLRRFYDAVIFSTGANADRALGVPGIELDGSYGAADFVSWYDGHPDVPRSWPLDAEKVAVLGVGNVALDVARVLAKTGEELLPTEIPPNVYEGLKNNKALEVHVFGRRGPAQAKFTPLELRELDHSPNIEVIVDPEDIDYDEGSEAARRHSKQVDMVCNTLEQWAIRDVGARPHKLFLHFFESPAEVLGEDGKVVGLRTERTTLDGTGNVKGTGNHKDWDVQAIYRAVGYLSQNIPQLPFDDQAGTVPNEAGRVLIDEGADGAARYLPQTYVTGWIKRGPVGLIGHTKGDANETIACLIDDAATFTPAAEPDPEAVVKFLEERGIPFTTWAGWYRLDAHERALGEPEGRERVKVVEREDMLRASEPHKV, encoded by the coding sequence ATGACCGAACACGCTGGAACGAATAGCGGCGCGGGCGACCGCCCACTGCGCATCGCGATCGTCGGTGCCGGACCGGCCGGTATCTACGCCGCCGACGCGTTGATGAAGTCCGATGTCGAGGCGAGCATCGATCTCTACGAGCGCATGCCCGCCCCGTTCGGCCTGATCCGCTACGGCGTCGCGCCCGACCACCCGCGTATCAAGGGCATCATCACCGCCCTGCACAAGGTGCTCGACAAGCCGCAGGTCCGCTTGCTCGGCAATATCGACTACGGCAGCGACATCAACCTCGACGACCTGCGTCGTTTCTACGACGCGGTGATCTTCTCCACCGGCGCCAACGCCGACCGCGCGCTGGGCGTGCCCGGCATCGAGCTCGACGGCAGCTACGGCGCCGCGGACTTCGTGTCCTGGTACGACGGCCACCCCGATGTGCCGCGCAGCTGGCCGCTGGACGCGGAGAAGGTCGCTGTCCTCGGTGTCGGCAACGTCGCGCTCGACGTCGCCCGCGTGCTGGCCAAGACCGGCGAAGAACTGCTGCCGACCGAGATCCCGCCGAACGTCTACGAGGGCCTGAAGAACAACAAAGCGCTCGAGGTGCACGTCTTCGGCCGCCGCGGTCCCGCCCAGGCCAAGTTCACCCCGCTGGAGCTGCGCGAACTCGACCACTCGCCGAATATCGAGGTCATCGTCGACCCCGAGGACATCGACTACGACGAGGGTTCCGAGGCCGCGCGCCGCCACTCCAAGCAGGTCGACATGGTCTGCAACACCCTCGAGCAGTGGGCCATCCGCGACGTCGGCGCACGCCCGCACAAGCTGTTCCTGCACTTCTTCGAATCCCCCGCCGAGGTCCTGGGTGAGGACGGGAAGGTGGTCGGTCTGCGCACCGAGCGCACCACCCTCGACGGCACCGGCAACGTCAAGGGCACCGGTAACCACAAGGACTGGGACGTCCAGGCCATCTACCGGGCCGTCGGCTACCTGTCGCAGAACATTCCGCAGCTGCCGTTCGACGATCAGGCCGGCACCGTTCCCAACGAGGCCGGGCGCGTCCTGATCGACGAGGGCGCCGACGGCGCCGCCCGCTACCTGCCGCAGACCTACGTCACCGGCTGGATCAAGCGCGGCCCGGTCGGTCTCATCGGCCACACCAAGGGTGACGCCAACGAGACCATCGCCTGCCTGATCGACGACGCCGCCACCTTCACCCCCGCCGCCGAACCCGATCCGGAAGCGGTCGTGAAGTTCCTGGAGGAGCGGGGCATCCCGTTCACCACCTGGGCCGGTTGGTACCGCCTCGACGCCCACGAGCGCGCACTCGGCGAGCCCGAGGGCCGTGAGCGGGTCAAGGTCGTCGAGCGCGAGGACATGCTGCGCGCCAGCGAGCCGCACAAGGTCTGA
- a CDS encoding rhodanese-like domain-containing protein, which produces MSYAGDITPGQAWELLRDNPDAVLVDVRTEAEWRFVGVPDTTSIDRPTALIEWVDFGGAPNPDFVAQLKQILADRVGEAPVIFLCRSGQRSIGAATAATAAGFAPSYNVLEGFEGPLDADGHRGGAGWRALGLPWRQS; this is translated from the coding sequence GTGAGCTACGCCGGTGACATCACGCCTGGACAGGCGTGGGAGCTGTTGCGCGACAATCCCGATGCGGTGCTGGTGGATGTGCGCACCGAAGCGGAATGGCGATTCGTCGGCGTGCCCGACACCACCTCGATCGACCGGCCGACGGCGCTGATCGAATGGGTCGATTTCGGCGGGGCGCCCAATCCCGATTTCGTGGCGCAGCTGAAGCAGATCCTGGCCGATCGCGTCGGCGAGGCCCCGGTGATCTTCCTGTGCCGGTCCGGGCAGCGCTCGATCGGCGCGGCCACCGCGGCCACGGCAGCCGGATTCGCACCCTCCTACAACGTGCTGGAGGGTTTCGAGGGGCCGCTGGACGCCGACGGACATCGCGGCGGCGCGGGGTGGCGCGCACTCGGTCTGCCATGGCGGCAGTCGTGA
- a CDS encoding O-succinylhomoserine sulfhydrylase: MITGGAFDRPLPEGVGPATLGVRGGVRRSGFEETSEALYLSSGFVYESAEAAEAAFIGDIEHFVYSRYGNPTVAMFEERMRLLEGAEACFATASGMSAVFTALAALLGQGDRLVAARSLFGSCFVVCNEILPRWGVETVFVDGEDLDQWEAALSQPTAAVFFETPSNPMQTLVDVRRVSELAHAAGAKVVLDNVFATPLLQRSLELGADVVVYSGTKHIDGQGRVLGGAILGESEYINGPVKNLMRHTGPALSPFNAWTLLKGLETMPLRVRQSTRSALAIAEFLERHPAVAWTKYPFLTSHPQYDLATAQMSGGGTVVTFELAAGPDEGKKRAFEVLNRLRIVDISNNLGDAKSLITHPATTTHRAMGPEGRAAVGLTDGVLRISIGLEDVEDLLGDLEQALG; the protein is encoded by the coding sequence ATGATCACCGGCGGTGCATTCGATCGGCCGTTACCCGAGGGTGTGGGCCCGGCGACGCTGGGCGTGCGCGGCGGGGTGCGGCGGTCCGGTTTCGAGGAGACCTCCGAGGCGCTGTATCTGTCGTCCGGATTCGTCTACGAGAGCGCGGAGGCGGCGGAGGCGGCCTTCATCGGAGATATCGAACATTTCGTCTATTCGCGCTACGGCAATCCGACCGTCGCCATGTTCGAGGAGCGGATGCGGCTGCTCGAGGGCGCGGAAGCGTGTTTCGCCACCGCCAGCGGCATGTCGGCGGTGTTCACCGCATTGGCCGCACTGCTCGGGCAGGGTGATCGCCTGGTGGCCGCGCGCAGCCTGTTCGGATCCTGTTTCGTGGTGTGCAACGAGATCCTGCCGCGCTGGGGTGTGGAGACCGTCTTCGTCGACGGTGAGGATCTCGATCAGTGGGAGGCGGCGCTGTCGCAGCCCACGGCCGCTGTCTTCTTCGAGACCCCGTCCAATCCGATGCAGACCCTCGTCGATGTGCGGCGGGTGAGCGAGCTGGCGCATGCGGCCGGTGCGAAAGTGGTGCTGGACAACGTCTTCGCGACCCCGCTGCTGCAGCGCAGCCTCGAACTCGGTGCCGATGTGGTGGTCTATTCGGGCACCAAGCACATCGACGGTCAGGGCCGGGTGCTCGGCGGCGCGATCCTGGGCGAGAGCGAATACATCAACGGCCCGGTCAAGAATCTGATGCGGCACACCGGTCCGGCGTTGAGCCCGTTCAATGCCTGGACGCTGCTCAAGGGCCTGGAAACCATGCCGCTGCGGGTGCGGCAGTCGACGCGGTCGGCCCTCGCGATCGCGGAATTCCTGGAGCGGCATCCCGCGGTGGCGTGGACGAAGTACCCCTTCCTCACCTCGCATCCGCAGTACGACCTGGCCACCGCGCAGATGTCCGGTGGCGGCACCGTGGTGACCTTCGAATTGGCCGCGGGGCCCGACGAGGGCAAGAAGCGGGCGTTCGAGGTGCTGAACCGGCTGCGCATCGTCGACATCTCCAACAACCTCGGCGATGCCAAGTCGCTCATCACCCATCCGGCCACCACCACGCACCGCGCGATGGGTCCGGAAGGGCGTGCGGCCGTGGGCCTCACCGACGGCGTGCTGCGCATCTCGATCGGCCTCGAGGATGTGGAGGATCTGCTCGGCGATCTGGAGCAGGCGCTCGGCTGA
- a CDS encoding MarR family winged helix-turn-helix transcriptional regulator: MSRDDAELFSAAAITTFKLNGQFMSVAEELAKPAGITAAWWQVLGAVLHEPLPVSGIAREMGITRQSVQRIADLLVDKGFAEYRPNPAHRRAKLIAITEAGHDAVRRITPHHATLAKRLAAELGSVRFAEIVAALTELSAALEVIEPSGAGRPE, from the coding sequence GTGAGTCGCGACGATGCGGAGCTGTTCTCCGCGGCGGCGATCACCACCTTCAAGTTGAACGGCCAATTCATGTCTGTCGCAGAGGAATTGGCGAAACCGGCCGGCATCACCGCCGCGTGGTGGCAGGTGCTGGGCGCGGTGCTGCACGAACCCCTGCCCGTCTCGGGCATCGCGCGGGAGATGGGTATCACTCGCCAGAGTGTGCAGCGCATCGCGGATCTGCTGGTGGACAAGGGGTTCGCCGAGTATCGGCCCAATCCGGCTCATCGCCGCGCGAAACTGATCGCCATCACCGAGGCGGGGCACGACGCGGTGCGGCGCATCACCCCGCATCACGCGACCTTGGCGAAACGTCTTGCGGCCGAGCTCGGTTCGGTACGGTTCGCGGAGATCGTGGCGGCATTGACCGAGCTGTCCGCGGCGCTGGAGGTCATCGAACCCTCCGGCGCGGGCCGCCCCGAATAG
- a CDS encoding amidohydrolase family protein, with protein sequence MFDSHVHIIDPRYPLVENQGYLPEPYTIGDYRKRMAHFDVDGGAVVSASFQGADSTFMIAALAELGPNWVGVINLPPDVTDEQILALDRAGVRAIRFNLKRAAVDIVTLTMQALRAYELARWHVELYIDGSMLGSLEPVISKLPALSIDHMGMSDDCLPYLLNLVDRGARVKASGFGRVAMDVESAMRRVHAVNPGALMFGSDLPGNRAGRPFRDADIEIIGRAVGADMYRVLEDNARACYRLPVAVRSAEDQPPTLPMPRVESPTLRLHRSELPQPDRTRPLRIIE encoded by the coding sequence GTGTTCGATTCACACGTTCACATCATCGACCCGCGGTATCCGCTGGTCGAGAATCAGGGCTACCTGCCGGAGCCGTACACCATCGGCGACTATCGAAAGCGCATGGCGCACTTCGATGTCGACGGTGGTGCGGTGGTGAGTGCGTCCTTCCAGGGCGCCGACTCCACCTTCATGATCGCGGCACTGGCCGAACTCGGGCCGAACTGGGTCGGCGTGATCAATCTGCCGCCGGATGTCACCGACGAACAGATCCTGGCGCTCGATCGTGCCGGTGTGCGCGCCATCCGGTTCAACCTGAAGCGAGCAGCGGTCGACATCGTCACGCTGACCATGCAGGCCCTGCGCGCCTACGAACTGGCGCGCTGGCATGTGGAGCTCTACATCGACGGGTCGATGCTGGGTTCGCTGGAACCGGTGATCTCCAAACTCCCGGCGCTGTCCATCGACCACATGGGCATGTCCGACGACTGCCTGCCCTATCTGCTGAACCTCGTCGATCGGGGCGCCCGGGTGAAGGCGTCGGGATTCGGCCGGGTGGCGATGGATGTGGAGTCGGCGATGCGACGGGTACACGCGGTCAACCCCGGTGCGCTGATGTTCGGCTCGGATCTGCCCGGAAATCGGGCGGGCCGGCCGTTCCGGGACGCCGATATCGAGATCATCGGCAGGGCGGTCGGCGCGGACATGTACCGGGTGCTCGAGGACAACGCGCGCGCCTGCTACCGCCTGCCGGTCGCGGTGCGCTCGGCCGAGGATCAGCCGCCGACACTGCCGATGCCCCGCGTGGAATCGCCGACGCTGCGACTGCACCGGTCGGAACTGCCACAACCGGACCGGACCCGGCCGCTGCGCATCATCGAATAG